Proteins encoded together in one Campylobacter peloridis LMG 23910 window:
- a CDS encoding DNA polymerase III subunit gamma/tau codes for MLQALAIKYRPKNFNELVGQNTVSTSLKYALENNRLAHAYLFSGLRGSGKTSSARIFSRALVCEKGPSANPCGECSQCISSLNGSNIDIIEMDAASHRSLEDIQELIEQVKYAPSLARFKIFIIDEVHMLTSQAANALLKTLEEPPSYVKFILATTDPLKLPATVLSRTQHFRFKQISTHDILNHLEWILEKENISYEKEALKLIARSGNGSLRDTLTLLDQAIVYCQNHIQTQKITTMLGFLDPAKIEEFYQAILNSNKDKVLEFLKDFEDYEASNVIDEMIFFLKEAFFAKNNLFSMLIYERFFRILSRAKTMLNSSDDDSFVLCVMAFMLIEATHLKTIDEAIKGSKQDNTPSPKQQEIPPIQQTPKEEKLNPYENLLKTIYKRDYDLAEVFKKTTQFISFENNILNISSHAKDNDRIVLNNGFKLIKTLLHELFGENAQIKIQKIEPLETQKLQDIFKTPIKQETTNTPNLNEHFENFKKDAKKYDPKEETKEALNKLFGSPQIES; via the coding sequence ATGCTTCAAGCACTAGCTATAAAATATAGACCAAAAAATTTCAATGAACTTGTAGGACAAAACACCGTTTCTACAAGTTTAAAATACGCGCTTGAAAATAATCGCTTAGCGCATGCATATTTATTTTCAGGCTTACGAGGAAGTGGAAAAACTTCAAGTGCAAGAATTTTTTCAAGAGCTTTGGTGTGCGAAAAAGGGCCAAGTGCTAACCCTTGTGGAGAATGCTCTCAATGTATATCTTCATTAAATGGATCAAATATAGACATTATAGAAATGGATGCTGCAAGCCATAGAAGTTTAGAAGACATACAAGAGCTTATCGAGCAAGTTAAGTATGCTCCATCATTAGCAAGATTTAAAATTTTCATCATTGATGAAGTTCATATGCTTACCTCGCAAGCTGCAAATGCTTTACTTAAAACATTAGAAGAGCCACCAAGCTATGTGAAATTTATACTTGCTACAACTGATCCTTTAAAATTACCAGCAACTGTTCTTTCAAGAACGCAGCATTTTAGGTTTAAACAAATTTCTACACATGATATTTTAAATCATCTTGAGTGGATTTTAGAAAAAGAAAATATAAGCTATGAAAAAGAAGCTTTGAAACTCATTGCAAGAAGTGGAAATGGATCTTTAAGAGATACTTTAACCTTACTTGATCAAGCTATAGTATATTGTCAAAATCACATACAAACGCAAAAAATAACAACAATGCTAGGTTTTTTAGATCCTGCTAAAATCGAAGAATTTTATCAAGCTATTTTAAATAGCAATAAAGACAAGGTTCTTGAATTTTTAAAAGATTTTGAAGATTATGAAGCAAGTAATGTTATTGATGAAATGATATTTTTTTTAAAAGAAGCTTTCTTTGCTAAAAATAATCTTTTTTCTATGTTAATTTATGAAAGATTTTTTAGAATTCTTTCGCGTGCTAAAACAATGCTAAATTCAAGTGACGATGATAGTTTTGTTCTTTGCGTTATGGCTTTTATGCTTATAGAAGCAACACATTTAAAAACCATTGATGAGGCTATTAAAGGTTCAAAACAAGATAACACGCCAAGTCCAAAACAACAAGAAATTCCTCCTATTCAACAAACCCCTAAAGAAGAAAAACTTAATCCTTATGAAAATTTATTAAAAACCATTTATAAAAGAGATTATGATTTAGCAGAGGTTTTCAAAAAAACAACGCAATTTATCTCTTTTGAAAATAATATTTTAAATATAAGTTCTCATGCAAAAGACAATGATAGAATAGTTTTAAATAATGGTTTTAAGCTTATTAAGACATTACTTCATGAACTCTTTGGGGAAAATGCACAAATTAAAATTCAAAAAATAGAACCCTTAGAAACACAAAAATTACAAGATATATTCAAAACGCCCATAAAACAAGAAACAACAAATACTCCAAATTTAAATGAGCATTTTGAAAATTTTAAAAAAGATGCTAAAAAATATGATCCAAAAGAAGAAACCAAAGAAGCTCTTAATAAACTCTTTGGCTCTCCGCAAATAGAAAGTTAA
- the rho gene encoding transcription termination factor Rho: MENTKEKKQHQRTHIPVEGYKIEDLKLLDLESLIKIASEADIENPREFRRQDLIFEILKAQTKKGGFILFTGILEISPEGYGFLRGMDSNLSDSVNDAYVSNSQIRKFALRVGDIVTGQVREPKDQEKYYALLKIEAINYLPLKEARERPLFDNLTPIFPTQKIKLEYDPLKLTGRMLDLFAPIGKGQRGLIVAPPRTGKTELMKELAAAIAKNHPEAHLIVLLVDERPEEVTDMQRCVKGEVFSSTFDLPAYNHVRVAELVIEKAKRMVETGKDVIILLDSITRLARAYNTATPSSGKVLSGGVDANALHKPKRFFGAARNIENGGSLTIIATALIETGSRMDEVIFEEFKGTGNSEIVLDRSISDRRIYPAINIIKSGTRKEELLQGVEKLQKIWAIRSAISQMDDIEALKFLYSKMLKTKSNEELLSIMNE; this comes from the coding sequence ATGGAAAATACGAAAGAAAAAAAACAACATCAACGAACACACATTCCTGTGGAAGGCTACAAAATAGAAGATTTAAAGTTGCTTGATTTAGAAAGCTTAATAAAAATAGCTAGCGAAGCTGATATAGAAAATCCAAGAGAATTTAGAAGACAAGATCTTATATTTGAAATTTTAAAAGCTCAAACAAAAAAAGGTGGCTTTATACTTTTTACAGGGATTTTAGAAATTTCTCCAGAAGGCTATGGCTTTTTACGCGGAATGGATTCAAATTTAAGCGATAGTGTAAATGATGCTTATGTATCAAACTCACAAATTCGTAAATTTGCTCTGCGTGTTGGAGATATAGTAACAGGACAAGTTAGAGAGCCAAAAGATCAAGAAAAATACTATGCTTTATTAAAAATTGAAGCGATTAATTATCTCCCTTTAAAAGAAGCTAGAGAAAGGCCTTTATTTGATAATCTAACTCCTATTTTTCCAACTCAAAAAATTAAACTAGAATATGATCCACTTAAATTAACTGGAAGAATGCTTGATCTTTTTGCACCTATAGGAAAAGGGCAACGCGGACTTATAGTAGCTCCTCCTAGAACAGGTAAAACAGAATTAATGAAAGAACTAGCCGCAGCTATAGCTAAAAATCATCCAGAAGCACATTTAATAGTTCTTTTAGTTGATGAAAGACCAGAAGAAGTTACCGATATGCAAAGATGTGTAAAGGGTGAAGTGTTTAGCTCTACTTTTGATTTACCAGCTTATAATCATGTTAGAGTAGCTGAGCTTGTTATAGAAAAAGCAAAAAGAATGGTAGAAACTGGAAAAGATGTGATTATATTGCTTGATTCTATCACAAGATTAGCAAGAGCTTATAATACCGCAACTCCTAGTAGTGGCAAGGTATTAAGCGGTGGGGTTGATGCAAATGCATTGCATAAACCAAAACGCTTTTTTGGAGCTGCTAGAAATATAGAAAATGGTGGCTCACTAACTATCATAGCAACTGCCTTAATTGAAACAGGATCAAGAATGGATGAAGTTATTTTTGAAGAATTTAAAGGCACGGGAAATAGTGAAATAGTATTAGATAGAAGTATATCTGATAGAAGAATTTATCCTGCTATAAATATAATAAAATCAGGAACTAGAAAAGAAGAACTGCTTCAAGGGGTGGAAAAATTACAAAAAATATGGGCTATAAGATCAGCTATCTCTCAAATGGATGATATAGAAGCGTTAAAATTTTTATATTCAAAAATGCTTAAAACTAAAAGTAATGAAGAATTATTATCTATTATGAATGAGTAA